A segment of the Deinococcus depolymerans genome:
TGGTGGTCCAGCCGGGCGGGAGCGTCGGGGACGCCCACGTCAGGCCCTGCCCTGCAGGACGCCCAGGACCAGCATCCACAGACTCAGGATGCTCAGGACCAGCGTGAGGATCACGACCAGCGTGCCGCGCGGGGCCTCGCCGCGGTCCCTGTGGGGCGGGCCGCTCACAGCGCCCTGCCGGCCGCGGTTGCCGCCGGGTCCGTGCCGGCGTAGTCGCGCAGCACGTCGCTGACGGTCACGACTCCCACCACGCGCCCCTGCCCGTTCACGACGGGCAGGGCGCCCACGCGGTGGGTGAGCATGGTGTGGGCCGCGTCCCGGGCGTCCGCTTCGGGGGCGGTGGTCAGGACCGAGCGGCGCATCACGTCCGCGACCGTCACGGCCGCCAGCCGCGTCGTGGCCTCCCAGGGGGACAGGCTGCTCAGGCGGCTGGGCATCGCCTCGCGCAGGTCGCGGTCGGTGACGATGCCGATCAGGGTCTCGCCCTCCAGGACCGGCAGTCGCCGGACACCGCGTGACCGCATCAGGTGGGCGGCGTCCGGCAGCGAGAGGGTGGGGGCCGCCGTGACGGCCGGGGCGCTCATCAGGTCATGTACGTGCATGGGGAACCTCCATGCCTGGAGGGTCCGGTGGGGGCGTTACCGGGGCATTACGGCCCGCGCCCACCCAGCCGCGGCGTCATACGGATTCCGTTTGTTTCGCCAACAATCCGGAACTTCACCGGATTGCCGGCTCCACGTCCGGAACCCGTTTTTCTTCCACTCGCTTCGCCCGGATTGAACAGGCTTTGCAGCCCGTTCAATCGGAGTCCGTATCACTCGCGGGAACCGGCGGGGCGGAAGGGGGTGTCCACGCAGGGCAGCTCGCCGTCCTTGAGGCGTTCGGCGAGGGCCACGGTGTCGGCCATGGGCGTGTCCCCGATCTCGTCGGCCAGGAAGGACCGGTAGCGGCGGTAGTGTTCGGTCGCGGCGTAGCGTCCCCTGGTCATGGCCAGACACGCCATCAGCCGCTGGTGGTGGTCCTCGCCGATCAGCGGATCGGTGGCGGCGGCCCGCACGAGTTCCTGCGCGGCCAGCGGGCATTCGTGCGCGTCGCAGTGCAGCCGCGCCAGGGTCAGGTGGGCTTCCACGACCGCCGCGCGGTGCGCCTGCCGCGCCGCCTGCACCCACTCGCCGCTCAGCTGCGGCAGGTACTCGCCGTCCGCGCTGGCCAGGGCGCGGCGCAGCAGTTCCTCGCGTTCGCGTGGCTGATCGGCCCGCCGGGCGCCGCGCAGCGCGTGGTGCAGCGCGGCCGTGTCGCTGGCGGCCAGCAGGTCCGGGTGCAGGGCGTACCGGCCGCCGTTCTCGGTCACGGCGCCGGGACTGCCCAGCGCGTGCCTCAGCCGGTGCAGCGTCACCCGGAAGCGGTTCAGGGCAGCCGGGGTGTCGTCCAGGTCCCACAGGTCGCGCAGCAGGTCGTGCCGGTAACGGCCGTCGGGGTGGGCGTGCAGGTACCACAGGAGTTCCTCGGCGCTGCGGGCGGGCCACACGACGGCCGCGCCGTTCACGAGGACTTCCGCCTGTCCCAGCGTGCGCAGCAGCCAGGTGGGCGCGGGAGGGGAGACAGGCGGGTGGGTGTGTGGCGTCGTCATACGACCTCCGGGAAACGGACAGACTGTAAGTATCCTGACAGGTTCTGGCTGGTCAGCGTGTGATCTGCACTTCCCTTACCGGCCCGGAGCGGTAGTGTGTGGTCACATGAATTTCAATCTGCCAGAGGACCTGCGCGAGGTGCAGGCCACCATCCGTGACTTCATGCTGTCGCGCGTGGAACCCCGCGCGCACGAGATCGAGGAGACGAACAGCGTCCCCCCGGAACTGCTGCGCGAGGCCGCCGGGCTGGGCCTGTTCGGCCTGAGCATCCCCGAGGAGTACGGCGGGGTGGGCCTGGGCGCGCTGGGCCGCTGCGCCGCGTACGAGGCGCTCGGGCAGGGGCACATGGGCTTCGGCGGGGTGATCAGCGCGCACGCCAGCATCGGCACCAGCGGCCTCGTGAAACTGGGCACCCCTGAGCAGAAGGCCCGGTTCCTGCCGCGCATGGCCTCGGGCGAGTGCGTCGCGGGCTTCGCCATCACCGAACCCAGTTCGGGCAGCGACGCCGCGAACATCCGCACCCGCGCCGAGAAGCGGGGCGACGTGTACGTCCTGAACGGCACCAAGCACTACATCAGCAACGCGCCCATCGCGGGCCTGCTGACCGTCATCGCCGTCACCGACCCCAGCCAGGGCACCAGGGGCATGAGTGCCTTCCTGGTCGAACCGCAGACCACGCCCGGCGTGACCATCGGCAAGATCGACGAGAAGATGGGCCAGAAGGGCGCCCTGAGCGCCGAGGTCATCTTCCAGGACGCCGAGATCCCGGCCGCGAACCTGCTGGGCCCCGAACACATGGGCTACCGCGAGGCGCTGGGCATCCTCACGAACGGCCGCGTCGGCATCGCCGCGCGCTCTACGGGCGCCATGCAGCGCCTGCTGGACCTCTCGGTCGCGCACGCCAGGGCCCGCGAACAGTTCGGGAAACCCATCGCGCAGTTCCAGGCCGTGCAGTTCATGCTGGCCGAGATGGAGATCGCCGTGCAGACCAGCCGCGTGCTGTGGCAGAAAGTCGCGTGGATGGTCGACGAGGGCCAGGACGTGCGCCGCATGGCCAGTGTCGCCAAGTACCACGCCACCGAGGCGCTCTCGCAGGTGGCCGACAAGGCCGTGCAGGTCGCGGGCGGCATGGGCTACATGAAAGACAGCCCCGTCGAACGCTACTACCGCGACCAGCGCCTGCTGCGCATCTACGAGGGCACCAGCGAGATCCAGAAGATCATCATCGCGGGCGACCTGCTGCGCTGATCAGCCTTCCCGCCACCAGCGCAGGAAGGCGGGCAGGCGTTCGCGCCATGCGGGTTCGTCGTGCCAGTGGCCCTCCCCGACGGTGAAGCGGGCCTCTCTGACGTGCGGGGCGAGCTGGGCGGTCAGGTCGCGGGTGTGGGTCACGAGGTCCCGTGAGGCGGCCACGGTACCCTGCTCGTGGTCGCCCATGTCGATCCACACGCGCGCCTGCGGGTCGCGGCGCCCGGGGAGCCAGCGCAGGAAGGCGTGGTCGGCGGGCCAGAGGGCGGGGCTGAAGACGCCCAGCGTGCCGTACGTGCCGGGGTCACGCAGGCCGGCGTAGGCGGTGATCAGGCCGCCGAAGCTGGAGCCGGCCAGCGCGGTGTCCTGCGCGGGGACAGGGCCGAAGCGGGCGTGCAGGTGCGGCAGGAGGCTGCCTTTCAGCCAGTCGGCGTACTCGTCCGCGCCGCTGTCGAAGTCGTTCAGTTCGAAGGGGAACGGGACGTAGCGGCGGCTGCGCCCGTGGTTCACGGGCAGCGCGGCGATGCGCACCGGGTGCCCGGCGTCCGCGAGGGCCTGCGCGGCCCCGGCGGCGTCCCAGCTCTCCCCGGCGAAGGTGGGGGCCTCGTCGAAGGCGTTCTGGCCGTCGTGCAGGATCAGCAGCGGCAGCGGGCCGCCTTGCCCCTCGGGCCACCACAGCCGCACGGGCTGGTCTCCCCAGGGGGCGTGCAGCACGGTTTCCTCGCGGGGTGGGGCGCTGCGTCCCGGGCGGCCGCGGCCCTCGCTGGCGTCCTGCCATCCGGCCACGTGCAGGTCGATGCCAGCGTCGCCGGTCACGACGTGCCGGTGGGGGGCGGCGCGGCCTCCCCAGGCGTCGCCTTCCTCGGTGACGGTGCCGTCCGGGTGGCGGGCGCGGACCTTGACGCTCAGCAGGGTGCCGTGCGGGTGTTCGCTGGTCAGTTCTCCGGCGGGGTCGAAGGTCCAGCCGGAGGGGTCGCTGCTCCAGGCGCGGTGGTCGCCGGTCAGGAACAGCGCGCAGCCGGGGGGGAGGGGTGGACGGTGGGATATGCGCCAGCGCAGGCGTGTCATGCGGCGCAGCATAGCGGCACCCCGCCGGGGTTGCCGGACTGGCGGCCGTGGGGAGGGGTGTGGGGGGTGAGGTGTGTGAATGTCGCGTCAGGTTCCCGTGAGGGTTGTGTCAGGCTTTCGGGCGTAGGATTTCAGCGTGAAGCACGAGGAATAGGCCGTCCGGCGGAGGAGCGGGCCGCGCTTGCCGCAGCTCCTTCAACTTGATATAGTTGCACTCAAGTTTCTTGGTATCGAGCGTGCCAGGAACCCGCATCTCAGCCAGACCCGACCGGGCCAAAGGAGTTCCGCATGCCCACCGA
Coding sequences within it:
- a CDS encoding acyl-CoA dehydrogenase family protein — its product is MNFNLPEDLREVQATIRDFMLSRVEPRAHEIEETNSVPPELLREAAGLGLFGLSIPEEYGGVGLGALGRCAAYEALGQGHMGFGGVISAHASIGTSGLVKLGTPEQKARFLPRMASGECVAGFAITEPSSGSDAANIRTRAEKRGDVYVLNGTKHYISNAPIAGLLTVIAVTDPSQGTRGMSAFLVEPQTTPGVTIGKIDEKMGQKGALSAEVIFQDAEIPAANLLGPEHMGYREALGILTNGRVGIAARSTGAMQRLLDLSVAHARAREQFGKPIAQFQAVQFMLAEMEIAVQTSRVLWQKVAWMVDEGQDVRRMASVAKYHATEALSQVADKAVQVAGGMGYMKDSPVERYYRDQRLLRIYEGTSEIQKIIIAGDLLR
- a CDS encoding bacterial transcriptional activator domain-containing protein, with amino-acid sequence MTTPHTHPPVSPPAPTWLLRTLGQAEVLVNGAAVVWPARSAEELLWYLHAHPDGRYRHDLLRDLWDLDDTPAALNRFRVTLHRLRHALGSPGAVTENGGRYALHPDLLAASDTAALHHALRGARRADQPREREELLRRALASADGEYLPQLSGEWVQAARQAHRAAVVEAHLTLARLHCDAHECPLAAQELVRAAATDPLIGEDHHQRLMACLAMTRGRYAATEHYRRYRSFLADEIGDTPMADTVALAERLKDGELPCVDTPFRPAGSRE
- a CDS encoding cytochrome c oxidase subunit 2A; its protein translation is MSGPPHRDRGEAPRGTLVVILTLVLSILSLWMLVLGVLQGRA
- a CDS encoding CBS domain-containing protein gives rise to the protein MHVHDLMSAPAVTAAPTLSLPDAAHLMRSRGVRRLPVLEGETLIGIVTDRDLREAMPSRLSSLSPWEATTRLAAVTVADVMRRSVLTTAPEADARDAAHTMLTHRVGALPVVNGQGRVVGVVTVSDVLRDYAGTDPAATAAGRAL
- a CDS encoding alpha/beta hydrolase, which codes for MTRLRWRISHRPPLPPGCALFLTGDHRAWSSDPSGWTFDPAGELTSEHPHGTLLSVKVRARHPDGTVTEEGDAWGGRAAPHRHVVTGDAGIDLHVAGWQDASEGRGRPGRSAPPREETVLHAPWGDQPVRLWWPEGQGGPLPLLILHDGQNAFDEAPTFAGESWDAAGAAQALADAGHPVRIAALPVNHGRSRRYVPFPFELNDFDSGADEYADWLKGSLLPHLHARFGPVPAQDTALAGSSFGGLITAYAGLRDPGTYGTLGVFSPALWPADHAFLRWLPGRRDPQARVWIDMGDHEQGTVAASRDLVTHTRDLTAQLAPHVREARFTVGEGHWHDEPAWRERLPAFLRWWREG